The Brassica oleracea var. oleracea cultivar TO1000 chromosome C6, BOL, whole genome shotgun sequence genome includes a region encoding these proteins:
- the LOC106298501 gene encoding extensin-like — MASSNLLAIKLFSFMVLFAISHAQSFSPGRKLLQYIPTTKYPPEMPPAYSPTPELPPSYTPTPEFPPSYNLAPELPPSYFPTSKFPSSYTPTPELPPSYTPTPELPPSYTPSPKSPPPSYNPTPEFPPSYSPTPELPPSYMPTPELPPPYFSAPPLAPY; from the exons ATGGCTTCATCAAATCTATTAGCGATTAAGCTTTTTTCATTCATGGTGCTATTCGCAATATCACATGCTCAATCCTTTTCTCCAG GTCGGAAACTATTGCAGTACATTCCTACTACGAAGTATCCCCCGGAGATGCCACCGGCGTACTCTCCTACTCCGGAGCTGCCACCATCGTACACTCCAACTCCGGAGTTTCCACCGTCGTACAATCTTGCTCCGGAGCTCCCTCCGTCGTACTTTCCTACTTCGAAGTTCCCATCATCGTACACTCCAACGCCGGAGCTTCCACCATCGTACACTCCAACTCCAGAGCTGCCACCATCGTACACTCCAAGTCCGAAGTCCCCACCACCGTCGTACAATCCTACTCCTGAGTTCCCTCCATCGTACTCTCCAACTCCGGAGCTGCCACCATCGTACATGCCTACGCCAGAGCTTCCTCCGCCGTATTTTTCTGCTCCTCCACTAGCGCCTTATTAA